Proteins encoded in a region of the Mercenaria mercenaria strain notata chromosome 1, MADL_Memer_1, whole genome shotgun sequence genome:
- the LOC123545802 gene encoding troponin C, skeletal muscle-like has product MEMEQKVKRISAPSTKREAFDEWKSKGSLGLTKSQTSMALFEAGQNPIDHDIHSFWKAKGKSDTDIITFEEFKELYKQLGDPREVIKNALKCFDKNENGKIDQEELREILKAAGELENAREETEDSYVEMILSLGDRNKYHELDIDELVTMIQDGLIKG; this is encoded by the exons ATGGAAATGGagcaaaaagtaaaaagaatatcAGCGCCG AGTACAAAAAGAGAAGCATTTGACGAGTGGAAGAGTAAAGGATCTCTCGGCTTGACCAAGAGCCAGACTTCAATGGCTTTATTTGAAGCTGGTCAGAATCCTATAGATCACGACATACACTCTTTCTGGAAGGCTAAAGGCAAGTCAG ATACTGACATCATAACTTTCGAGGAGTTTAAAGAATTGTATAAACAGCTCGGAGATCCTAGGGAAGTAATCAAGAATGCATTGAAgtgttttgacaaaaatgaaaatg gtAAAATAGACCAAGAAGAATTACGAGAAATTCTTAAAGCAGCCGGTGAGTTAGAAAACGCCAGAGAAGAAACAGAAGATAGTTATGTTGAAATGATCCTAAGTCTTGGAGATAGGAATAAATACCATGAACTAGACATAGATG